One part of the Prunus persica cultivar Lovell chromosome G5, Prunus_persica_NCBIv2, whole genome shotgun sequence genome encodes these proteins:
- the LOC18777543 gene encoding cationic amino acid transporter 6, chloroplastic isoform X1, producing the protein MLSIKVGTLIWVLTYQPLVKESSNISSPKCIFKPSHPVVPWNPKHFLNCYTNMATTTQTSAPNNTTTICFSKYLHSLSQTPHRLRKRMLATWTPDQELNQVRQRSGADMKRKLKWYDLVALGVGGMLGVGVFVTTGQVAFETSGPSVFISYIIAGISALLSSLCYTEFSVQIPVAGGAFSYLRLTFGEFVGYFAGANILMEYVLSNAAVARNFTDYLSSAFGENDPKTWRVKVDGLVEGCNMLDFPAVALILLLTLCLCHSTKESSLLNLIMTVFHVVFFGFIIIVGFCKGSTNNLVKPKGLAPYGVRGVLDGAAKVYLSYIGYDSVSTMAEEIQNPSKSLPIGIVGSVVITSVLYCLMALSLCLMVPYNEISRNVAFSMAFRQIGWEWASNLVGAGASLGIVASLLVAMLGQARYLCVIGRARLVPSWLAKVHPSTGTPLNATLFLGLCTASIALFTDLEIVIDMISIGTLLVFYLVANALIYRRYVTISNNPPFQTLLFLFLLSSSAIGFSMSWKFKQQRWGLPLFGVSTITIIAFFNYTVPCLRHSTGWSMPFMPWPAALSIFLNVFLMTTLKQFSFERFAVWACLITLFYLLYGVHSTYQAEEMGTGEDEVDPSSAVQQSKLDNIQVL; encoded by the exons ATGCTTTCAATAAAGGTGGGGACACTCATTTGGGTTCTCACATATCAACCTTTAGTGAAAGAATCAAGCAATATATCATCTCCCAAATGCATATTTAAACCTTCACACCCAGTTGTGCCATGGAACCCAAAACACTTCCTTAATTGTTACACAAACATGGCCACCACCACCCAAACTTCTGCACCcaacaacaccaccaccatttGCTTCTCAAAATATCTCCATTCCCTTTCTCAAACACCCCACAGGCTTAGGAAGAGAATGCTGGCCACATGGACCCCTGACCAAGAGCTCAACCAAGTGAGGCAAAGGTCTGGGGCAGACATGAAAAGGAAACTCAAGTGGTATGATTTGGTGGCCCTTGGTGTTGGAGGAATGCTTGGTGTTGGAGTCTTTGTCACAACAGGCCAAGTAGCCTTCGAGACATCTGGCCCTTCTGTCTTCATATCCTACATCATTGCAGGAATATCAgcccttctttcttccttgTGTTACACTGAATTTTCTGTTCAAATCCCAGTTGCTGGTGGTGCCTTTAGTTATCTCAGATTGACCTTTG GTGAGTTTGTGGGTTATTTTGCTGGGGCTAATATACTCATGGAGTACGTATTGTCAAACGCTGCGGTCGCAAGAAATTTTACTGATTATTTATCCTCTGCATTTGGTGAAAATGATCCAAAGACATGGAGAGTAAAAGTAGATGGTTTGGTAGAGGGCTGTAATATGTTGGACTTCCCAGCTGTTGctcttattcttcttctcaCTCTCTGCCTTTGCCATAG CACAAAGGAAAGCTCCCTGTTGAACCTTATTATGACAGTCTTCCATGTGGTTTTCTTTGGATTTATCATAATTGTTGGCTTCTGCAAAGGGAGTACCAACAACTTGGTGAAGCCTAAAGGACTTGCTCCTTATGGTGTTAGAGGTGTTCTTGATGGGGCAGCTAAAGTTTACTTGAGCTATATTGGCTATGACTCAGTTTCAACCATGGCAGAAgagatccaaaacccttcaaaGAGCTTGCCAATCGGAATAGTTGGCTCCGTTGTCATCACCTCCGTGCTTTACTGCCTTATGGCCTTGTCCTTGTGTTTGATGGTTCCTTACAACGAG ATATCAAGGAATGTGGCATTTTCAATGGCTTTCAGACAGATTGGTTGGGAATGGGCAAGTAATCTGGTTGGGGCAGGTGCAAGCTTGGGGATTGTGGCTTCACTTTTGGTTGCCATGTTAGGCCAAGCTAGGTACCTTTGTGTTATTGGAAGGGCCAGGCTGGTGCCTTCATGGTTAGCCAAGGTGCATCCTTCAACAGGCACGCCCTTGAATGCCACCCTCTTCTTGG GACTTTGCACAGCATCAATTGCACTCTTCACCGACCTTGAAATAGTGATAGACATGATCTCCATCGGCACGCTGTTGGTGTTCTACCTTGTGGCCAATGCACTCATTTACCGGCGATATGTGACCATTAGCAACAACCCCCCATTTCAAACTCTCTtgttcctcttcctcctctcatCTAGTGCCATTGGCTTTTCCATGTCATGGAAGTTTAAGCAACAACGCTGGGGGCTACCACTTTTCGGAGTATCTACGATCACCATCATTGCCTTCTTCAACTACACAGTTCCTTGCCTTCGCCATTCCACCGGGTGGTCGATGCCCTTCATGCCATGGCCTGCTGCACTGTCTATCTTTCTTAATGTGTTCCTCATGACAACACTGAAGCAGTTCTCATTCGAACGGTTTGCGGTATGGGCATGTTTGATAACATTgttctatctgttgtatggtGTTCACTCAACTTATCAGGCAGAGGAGATGGGGACTGGTGAGGATGAAGTGGATCCAAGCTCAGCTGTGCAACAAAGCAAGCTAGACAACATTCAAGTGCTTTGA
- the LOC18777543 gene encoding cationic amino acid transporter 6, chloroplastic isoform X2, producing MLSIKVGTLIWVLTYQPLVKESSNISSPKCIFKPSHPVVPWNPKHFLNCYTNMATTTQTSAPNNTTTICFSKYLHSLSQTPHRLRKRMLATWTPDQELNQVRQRSGADMKRKLKWYDLVALGVGGMLGVGVFVTTGQVAFETSGPSVFISYIIAGISALLSSLCYTEFSVQIPVAGGAFSYLRLTFGEFVGYFAGANILMEYVLSNAAVARNFTDYLSSAFGENDPKTWRVKVDGLVEGCNMLDFPAVALILLLTLCLCHSTKESSLLNLIMTVFHVVFFGFIIIVGFCKGSTNNLVKPKGLAPYGVRGVLDGAAKVYLSYIGYDSVSTMAEEIQNPSKSLPIGIVGSVVITSVLYCLMALSLCLMVPYNEISRNVAFSMAFRQIGWEWASNLVGAGASLGIVASLLVAMLGQARYLCVIGRARLVPSWLAKVHPSTGLCTASIALFTDLEIVIDMISIGTLLVFYLVANALIYRRYVTISNNPPFQTLLFLFLLSSSAIGFSMSWKFKQQRWGLPLFGVSTITIIAFFNYTVPCLRHSTGWSMPFMPWPAALSIFLNVFLMTTLKQFSFERFAVWACLITLFYLLYGVHSTYQAEEMGTGEDEVDPSSAVQQSKLDNIQVL from the exons ATGCTTTCAATAAAGGTGGGGACACTCATTTGGGTTCTCACATATCAACCTTTAGTGAAAGAATCAAGCAATATATCATCTCCCAAATGCATATTTAAACCTTCACACCCAGTTGTGCCATGGAACCCAAAACACTTCCTTAATTGTTACACAAACATGGCCACCACCACCCAAACTTCTGCACCcaacaacaccaccaccatttGCTTCTCAAAATATCTCCATTCCCTTTCTCAAACACCCCACAGGCTTAGGAAGAGAATGCTGGCCACATGGACCCCTGACCAAGAGCTCAACCAAGTGAGGCAAAGGTCTGGGGCAGACATGAAAAGGAAACTCAAGTGGTATGATTTGGTGGCCCTTGGTGTTGGAGGAATGCTTGGTGTTGGAGTCTTTGTCACAACAGGCCAAGTAGCCTTCGAGACATCTGGCCCTTCTGTCTTCATATCCTACATCATTGCAGGAATATCAgcccttctttcttccttgTGTTACACTGAATTTTCTGTTCAAATCCCAGTTGCTGGTGGTGCCTTTAGTTATCTCAGATTGACCTTTG GTGAGTTTGTGGGTTATTTTGCTGGGGCTAATATACTCATGGAGTACGTATTGTCAAACGCTGCGGTCGCAAGAAATTTTACTGATTATTTATCCTCTGCATTTGGTGAAAATGATCCAAAGACATGGAGAGTAAAAGTAGATGGTTTGGTAGAGGGCTGTAATATGTTGGACTTCCCAGCTGTTGctcttattcttcttctcaCTCTCTGCCTTTGCCATAG CACAAAGGAAAGCTCCCTGTTGAACCTTATTATGACAGTCTTCCATGTGGTTTTCTTTGGATTTATCATAATTGTTGGCTTCTGCAAAGGGAGTACCAACAACTTGGTGAAGCCTAAAGGACTTGCTCCTTATGGTGTTAGAGGTGTTCTTGATGGGGCAGCTAAAGTTTACTTGAGCTATATTGGCTATGACTCAGTTTCAACCATGGCAGAAgagatccaaaacccttcaaaGAGCTTGCCAATCGGAATAGTTGGCTCCGTTGTCATCACCTCCGTGCTTTACTGCCTTATGGCCTTGTCCTTGTGTTTGATGGTTCCTTACAACGAG ATATCAAGGAATGTGGCATTTTCAATGGCTTTCAGACAGATTGGTTGGGAATGGGCAAGTAATCTGGTTGGGGCAGGTGCAAGCTTGGGGATTGTGGCTTCACTTTTGGTTGCCATGTTAGGCCAAGCTAGGTACCTTTGTGTTATTGGAAGGGCCAGGCTGGTGCCTTCATGGTTAGCCAAGGTGCATCCTTCAACAG GACTTTGCACAGCATCAATTGCACTCTTCACCGACCTTGAAATAGTGATAGACATGATCTCCATCGGCACGCTGTTGGTGTTCTACCTTGTGGCCAATGCACTCATTTACCGGCGATATGTGACCATTAGCAACAACCCCCCATTTCAAACTCTCTtgttcctcttcctcctctcatCTAGTGCCATTGGCTTTTCCATGTCATGGAAGTTTAAGCAACAACGCTGGGGGCTACCACTTTTCGGAGTATCTACGATCACCATCATTGCCTTCTTCAACTACACAGTTCCTTGCCTTCGCCATTCCACCGGGTGGTCGATGCCCTTCATGCCATGGCCTGCTGCACTGTCTATCTTTCTTAATGTGTTCCTCATGACAACACTGAAGCAGTTCTCATTCGAACGGTTTGCGGTATGGGCATGTTTGATAACATTgttctatctgttgtatggtGTTCACTCAACTTATCAGGCAGAGGAGATGGGGACTGGTGAGGATGAAGTGGATCCAAGCTCAGCTGTGCAACAAAGCAAGCTAGACAACATTCAAGTGCTTTGA